The Miscanthus floridulus cultivar M001 chromosome 6, ASM1932011v1, whole genome shotgun sequence genomic interval CAATTTCTGGTCCATATGTACTAAATGCTCCCACATAGAGACCTACATTAGCCCAGCAATCCAACTGTTAGATCATACAAGAAATGATCATCAACTTAACTGGGGAAACTTTACCATTAAATGGATCCGTGCTGTTAGTGTCCATAATGATCCGATTAAAAATGGTATTCTCGGTCAGCTTGACTCGGGCCTTGCTTAATGTAAGCCTTAAAAGCTCCTGAACTTCTTTATTTATCTGCAGTTACAATGCCATCCGTCAGTTAACTTGCTTGCAAGAACATGGTATGGACAACTGATGGCGAAAGACAGCATAAGAGAAGCTACCTGGCATAAGATGAAATGGGTGACTGGAAGGTGATCTTGACAGCATAGAATCAGAAAAAAATGCAGTCTACGGTGGAAATAATAAGATCATGAATACCAATTGGTGCTAATAGTAATTACTAGTTCTTTTTGTTAAGGTTCCAAATCCAGAAACCATCAGGTTGTTGGAACAAGCGTCCAGCCAGTTGCTCAGGCCACCCAGTTTCTTgacctttttttatatatatagggCAAAAGGCATGCAAGATTACTGATATAGCTGTACATCACATAAGACTTGAAAAGTTCCTAAACAAGCACCTTTAGGATCTGGGTGCCTTTAATGCCTTACAAAATTTCAGGATTTTTGTAATTAGATTATAAGATTTCATCCAACTGTGAACAAGCATTGATGCACCATGAGTATAAATCATAGTTCACGAAATTTTCAAAGTTGCAGACATGTATAGTATAGCTAAACCCATGCCATTCCTACCTTTGAAGTACTCTTGGTTGTACCCCATAACGCCTTGGCAACATCAGACGGCATAAGCTCTGAGGCTAATTTAGCAGCCATATCTGCAACTTTCTGTTTTGCAGCCTTTGTTTCAGCCAGATCACGATCAGAATCTTTTCCAGGAATGTACAGTTCAAAGGAGTCTTTTTCCATGTTATTTATTTCAGCTGGAACTCGAACATATGATTTTGCTCCAGCATCTTCTTTATTGTGAACCACTCCACTAATAAAAAGCTTGACTTCCGTACTTTTACTTTCTTCATCCATATCTTCTTCAGGAACATCTTCCTCCTGCTCAAATTCCTCAGTGGTTCGCTCTTCCAATGAGCTTTCTGGAGTACTCTTCACATTATCTTGCACTAATTCTTCGGACGAATTTGCAGCCAATTCAGTTTCCTCAGCCACATCAACATTTATCACCTGAACTTTGAATTCTGGAATTCGAgacttaaaaaaattcaaaacactTTTTAATCCTTCGACACTACTATCCTTGCTGCTACCAACATCTTGCCCTTTCTCTTCAGCATCCTCATTTCCTTTTACTGGAGTATCCGTGTTTGCCTCCTCTGTAATACTATCAGATATAGCACTACTTTCTAATGAACTTTCATTCTCTACCTTTGCTGGGCTTtctgttattgttgatgatatgGATGATGCACCTGAAGTTCCTTTTGTTGGTCGCAAGTGTACCACCTGTCTAATTTTTCATAAATACAAATATCAAATCTGTGCACAACAGAGGTTTCCTTCTACTTTTCTTAACTGTGTAAAGATTATGATAAAGATGAAATCGCTTCGATCAGTGCACCTTCATTGTATATGTCTCGTCATCTTCTCTGACAAGGAAAATTTCAAATAATGGAGTCCCTGAAGATGCAGTGACCAATTGCCTACACAAAAACAAGTATTTGGTAAGTTGGAACTGTACAATATATTAGACGCTTGTCTGATGTAGACTTTTAAGATTAAGTTACAAACTGAGAGAGACGCACCTTGGGCTGTAGCTCTTGGCCACATATCTCCCGACACCAGGGCTTATTCTTACGATTCTCCCAATGGAATCATCAGTGTCCTTAGCATATCCCACCCACCAACCTACCTGAAATGGAAATGGTTAGAATCCAGAGCTTTTCCTTATGAAAATGGATGGTTTTGGCTGGTGATACCTGTTTCTTCAAATAATCAAAGGTCAAGGAGCAATATCATCTATCATGGGTCATGCTTTCTTATTAGGTCCATTACCATGTTAGCATAAGATTAGCGATTTGCCATATAAACAGTTTGGTTAGGATGGGATGTGCAATAAGTGACTTTAAAAGGCAAATCATTCTGCCCCTGAATGCATATGGCGCAATCAAAAGGTACAGAGAAAAAGTAATCAGTAATGGATAGGCAATTACCAAGCTGGTCCCAGCAAGCCTTGTCAACCTGGACGCGTCCTGGTACCGCTGCTCCTCTATAGCACTCTGCGAGAATTTAGAAGGACAAGAGCAACCATTACTGATTACTTTTTCTCCAAATAGGTGGGGAAAGATGAACATCTCAATTAAAGTAATGGAACAGAATGTCAGGCAGCACAAAGCAGTTCCGGACCTTTAGCTCAGCCATGACGTGGGCTACGGCGTCGTTTCCAGTGGCCTCTATGATGTCTCTCTTGAGTTTGGCGGCCTCCGCGAAATCCtcgttctccaccgcctcctccagcTGGAACTGCGCGGTCGGAGAAGAAGGAGCGATTCATCAGATTGGTTCGATTAGAGGTTACAAGACGATGAAATGGCGATTACCTGAAGGAGGGACGCGTAGCTCTCGGCCTGGCCGACCTCGTCGAAGTGGCGGCTCCATCGGGTCCAGTCCCAGGTGGAGGGCGACGAtgccgaggaggcggcggcggcgcagaagCAGCAGCCGGAGGCGCGGCGGGCGGGGGTGGCCGATGGCGGGCGCGCGGCAGAGGGCGGCGAGAGGCGGGTCGGGACCGTGTTGAGGGGcgggcgcgccgccgccggcgtggCGCACGCGGTGGCCGCGGGGGACATGGCGCTGGGAGGGGGGGACGGTGGGCCGTGCGTGCGGCCTGCGGGACGGGCGCCGGGCGTGGGGCACAAGCGGGCAGAGAGGGCTGGAGCCTGGAAGGCACGCGATTCAGATAAGGAGGACGGCTTGAGTTGATTGGGATTTGGGAACGCCGAAGTGGCGAACGGCGAGCGAGGGGCGAGGTGGGGCCCAGCCCATATATGCGTTGTTGGCGTGTTGTTGTGTTTCTGTGCTCGCTCACGGTCTCACCCACACACGCTACTGAACAGGGCCCGACATtggcttctctctttttttccctTTTCGTTATCGACCATCGATGATGGAcggtttctctctcttttttcaccTTCTATTCTATAGATTAGCTGCAATTGTTGTCCACAGATTTCAtgggaaattaaaaaaaaaaaaacttttgtaCATTGGGTAATTGGGTTTAACGAGTTGTACACTTGAGACGTAATACAAGGGATTGGGAATTAATCTCCTTCTAATGTTCGAAAAATCCTCTTTGGAAGTAGTATAATTGTTCCCCTGCTACTTTATAGAAaagaaagagttaaatgcaccagcggCCCTCGAACTTGTAGGCGTGTGTCACATAGGTCCATAAACTTGAAAAATGCATTTCTGGGTCACTAAACTTATTAAGGGGTGCACCGCAGGCCCATATCAGCCACGTGGACACTTTTTGCTGACGTGGACATTTCTTATTAAATAGGTCTGCGGGTATCTCCAAGACAAGAATTGTTCGTAGCTGGACTGGTCAGGCAGCCGCATCTCGAGTCGTGTGGGCAGGGTTCGATTCCCTTCGTTGACGCTATTTTGCATGGGACTGGCATTTTTGCATGGCACTGTGACCGTACGGGTGGGTCGTGTTTACGCGCGTCGCTGGCTTGCTTGCTCGCGTTTGGGCGCGTCGCGGGCTTGCTGCTCGGTTTGTTTGGGTTCATTTTGTTGCGAAAATTTTTACTGCCGCTCACGGCTCGCCGTTCAGACGTGTTTGCTGCTCGTTTTTACGTTCGCACTCATCTACGGCGTGGTGATGTTGGTCTTGAGCGCGTCGCCGGCCACCGCCATGAGCTCCCGCGCCAGCAGGGAGACGCCCACCTTGCCGACCTCGTCCTCGCGCTGGTACACGCAGTTGAAGCACTCGTCGGTGGCGCCCTTGTGTGTGCGCACCGTGTGGAGCAGCCGGTACTTGGCGCGCCGAGGTCTGTAGTTTGCAAACCGAACTGAATAATCCCAAAGTCATGTAAACAAACTTGTAGATCGCTtctagctctacaatttttgttaCTACACCTTTCGCTGGATCGGGCTGGTTTgagagtttgagggagccaaaGATTGAGTTTCAGCTTGTATATTTGACCGACTGTTCAGAAGCTTGCTGCCGCGTGGCCTCGCGCGCTCGGCCGGACAGGAAGGGCTCACCGGCGTCGAGGCGGGTCGGGGATTGTTTGGTTTGCGTCCTCCCAAACAGGCTTCCGCGTGAAGTATCTCATTAGCATGACCACGGCGCCCACATGCGTGCATGCTGTTAGCTAAGCGACCAATACGTACCCATGCATGGTCAGCATTTCAGGTGAACCAACACAAGGCTTTAGCTTCTCTCTTTGTGACGAGAGCCAACTAGGCATGGCTGTGCAATGTGTACGACACAAGCCGTCAAGTTGCATGCCCCACGTTGTGACGAGCAGCGCATGGGCAAGGGTGTCTGAGAGAAACCTGTGCATGGTCGTAATAAGCATCAGCATGTTAAACTTCTTGTGATATGACGCAGGTCGTGACGACCGATGACCACTGCTCCAGTCCTCCCCCGTGCTCATCCAGTAACCGCGGAGCTACAGATACACGGCTCCTGAGTGCTCGTTGGAAAAATCCAAAGCCCGGGGGCACGCAGCGTCGCCCGCCCGACGTACGATGGATGACGGCACGTACGATGGGGTAAGCTTTatttagggtgcgtttagatcaaaAAAAATTTAGATTTTGGCTCActatagcatttcgtttgtatttggataattagtgtctaattatggactaattaggttcaaaagtttcgtctcgcgatttctcgaccaactgtgtaattagtttttttttcatctacatttagtactccatgcatgtgccgcaagattcgatgtgatagttactatgcaaaattttttggtaaCTGAACGGGGCCTTAGTGGAGGACGATGAGTGAACACCACAACCTTTCATACGTACCGATCGGATCGTTCAACTGAGCGTGCAGCAGCCCGTGGTGACCATCGGTTTGTCGCTTTGCATCCCCGCTCCTTTTAAACCGCACTCACGAATGTACATAGCCGCGAATCCTAGCCTAGGCTTTTACTTTAGAACATGTCTATGTATGTAAAGCGAGGAACAGGCGCGGCAGGCCAGAGACATTCACGGTTGGTGGGTTGGTAACCCTGGTGCGGTTCGTTTGGGAGACCGAACGGTGGTTACGTTGCTCGGGTCTGTTGCCAGAGACATGAGCCGAGCGAGAGAAACAAAAGCCAGGTGAGCTGACTCTTTTTTTCTTGCCACATGTCAATCGTGGACTCTGCTACCAAAATCGATGAAAATGGATGGGTACGTTGGAGGCCGTGGCGGCCGCGGGTGATGATTCCAGTTCGCGGATGCGGCGGGGCCGGCCCTGTGGCGGCCGATCACGCCGGGCCATCCCACAGTGCGTACGCGAGCAAGCAAGCCAGCGACGCGCGTAAACACGACCCACCCGCACGGTCATAGTGCCATGCAAAAACGCCAGTACCATGCAAAATAGCGTCAACCAAAAAAATGCGTCGTCGAAGGGATTCGAACCCTCCCTGCCCACACGACTCGAGACGCGGCTGCCTGACCAGTCCAACTACGAACGATTCTTGTCTACGAGACACCCGCAGACCTATTTAATAAGAAATGTCCACGTCAGCAAAAAAATGTCCACGTGGCTGGTATGGGCCTGcggtgcaccacttaacaagtttagtgacccagaaatgcattttccaagttcatggacctatgtGACACACGCCTACAAGTTCGAGGAccgctggtgcatttaactcaaaaAGAAATAGTACACGTATCATAGCAAGTTCAACTACCCGCTAATCGTCAAGCTATAACGAAATCATCGTGGACTTTACTGCTGCCTGGGCGTGCAGGAAACCCCATCCGACTCCACACTCCATTTTAGGAAAGAAATTTTACTACTGTTTCCAAAAGGGAAACAGCGGGGGCGAGAGGGCTCTGTCCATAGCGTCTGCGCGTGTGCCTCCACGTTCACGCCGACCGCATTTTGCCAAGGCAgggacgagccgagcccacctactgcaccccgtctctctctttctctcttttctccCTCTGTTGCCGCCGTCGAGCCACGCCATCAATTGGCCACCAcgtgatcacctccattcaattcaacGCATCCACATCTTCACCATCATGTCCTCTCGCTGCCCGACCCTACCCAGTCTTGAACCATGcatggccaagctccaattttagaGTTTTCTCgccgccgtgccgataaggccgcgtccggtcatggacaaGAGCAACCCTCCTACCATCCCTCCCgaaccaattcacctgcaccactagcatcgtcttgcctccctctccaccttgcgcacgcCAGCGGAACCGCTACCTCCTCCCCGTCATCGTAGACGCGCCCGTGCCACCACGGTGTGCCGCTGCACGACTcggccgcacgtggccagccctctTCCGTCATCCACCGCCCCAACTGTCACCTTGGCCTAGACCAGGATAGCCTCTTGATGCTCACACGCTAACCAATTAGGCATGTAGCTACCCAGCTCACCAGAATAGTGGCGCTGTCGTCGCAGATGGCCGCGCGCCGCTGCAGCCTTCCTCAGCCAGTCGTGTTACCCCGCACCGCCGCTTAGCGTAGACACTTGGGTCAAACATGGTGACCGGCCCGTTAAGTGGTCTGTCGCAAGTCCCTGGTGGCCGGCGCAGCCACACTGTGTCACCGGTCGCCGCACCATCGTGCGCTGGGTCACCGAAGGTGCGCGCGAGCGAATTAGGGAAAgtctagggggttaagtgagaaggtttgagagagggaAAATAGCGTTAGGACTTAGTTGTGATTCAGGAGAAGtgcgaggtctattttgcaaaaacgCTAGCGCACGCGGGATTTCCCCCGCGTGGGCCGTCGTGCGCGCGGGATGTGTCGCGTGGGCCCGCGTGTGGACCGCGCGGGAGAATTcattttttcataaggaattagaaatagttttctaatttaatttttgagctgatctttggtaaatcatataaaatcatataggtgtccaataattgtgaaacaaattttgttagattcctaaaattgtgttctatctgttagtgtatttagttcatatatatacatattgatACCAGGAGTATTAAATTATttaagagtgcttaatattattaggttaaatattgtaggaatttttgtggtaaatgtGTGAgagctttagtcctgaaatttttatagtagctttattctattattatgtgcttgctataatttttgtagccttagaatagactaagcattagggtagttaaatgctcttgtttcaaatatacattaaatcattagtagaaataaagatatattcttcatttgtaaagctagatgtttgattagttgaacccaacactttgcttggtaaaaatgatagttagcttagtaccttagttattagaactagcttagtagcttagtatatgtattcttagtttaggagttgccattgcttaaatgctaagtgttgcatcatcatcgcatgcatatagagaacgagttggtagagatcgtgaccatcggcgatcgcgagtttgaggagatcgtcgaggtgTACGAGAAGGAGATTCTCGTGcaagaggaggtcctagagccgccactaactgactcagctgacacctcgtctgcccaaggcaagccccggtgcataacccttatttttttataatcactaaatatatatatgtgatgtgcatttatgttacaagaaaatttatgaaaaccacatgcatagatatagtTGTCCTATgggtcctactagtataggttcgagtagctgctatgcttaggttttcgatagcgtgagtaatctGTCGTTACTCAtagtaggtgattattattactctcataataaaataataaaaggaaaaatagagaccggacagggatatggtctggatattggtgggtgtaacaggttatgtcccgtggccaacggggcttagcttggttacactgttttatCTGTTcttgtcgattaaggaccgtccgttgctgtggatagtAGTCagatcacaaacttattatcctgagcgcatacttgcttataggagcaGGAAGGCTGGTtacgctcttatcgtgggttccggctctttccagactgactgattggagacggagaAAGGTAGAGGTCTAAACACCATACTAAGACTGGGTCTTAAGTGTgagggcttagagtctaagtttagacggggacctggaccccgtgataggagtggaatgggttggtcttgt includes:
- the LOC136461916 gene encoding protein EXECUTER 2, chloroplastic-like, which produces MSPAATACATPAAARPPLNTVPTRLSPPSAARPPSATPARRASGCCFCAAAASSASSPSTWDWTRWSRHFDEVGQAESYASLLQFQLEEAVENEDFAEAAKLKRDIIEATGNDAVAHVMAELKSAIEEQRYQDASRLTRLAGTSLVGWWVGYAKDTDDSIGRIVRISPGVGRYVAKSYSPRQLVTASSGTPLFEIFLVREDDETYTMKVVHLRPTKGTSGASSISSTITESPAKVENESSLESSAISDSITEEANTDTPVKGNEDAEEKGQDVGSSKDSSVEGLKSVLNFFKSRIPEFKVQVINVDVAEETELAANSSEELVQDNVKSTPESSLEERTTEEFEQEEDVPEEDMDEESKSTEVKLFISGVVHNKEDAGAKSYVRVPAEINNMEKDSFELYIPGKDSDRDLAETKAAKQKVADMAAKLASELMPSDVAKALWGTTKSTSKINKEVQELLRLTLSKARVKLTENTIFNRIIMDTNSTDPFNGLYVGAFSTYGPEIVQLRRKFGHWNSTDDVEFFEYVEAVKLTGDLSVPAGQITFRAKIGKGKRLENRGAYPEEFGVIASYKGQGRIAQPGFKNPRWVDGELLVLSGKSTIPHLGGAELGFLYSVPEQSFLVLFDRLNLPE